AAACTATTAAAAGAAGTCGGCCGCGGAAAAAGAGGCGCCAGGGACTTAACCTACGAAGAGGCGCTGGAAGCGGCCGACTGGATCATGAACCGGAAAGCAACCCCTGCCCAGATGGGCGCCTTTTTTATTGCCGAACGGATTAAGATGGAAAGCGTCGAGGAGCTGGAAGCGTTCGTAAACGTATGCCGGAACAGCGCCTACCGCGCACCCATTCAGGAAGGACTGGACTGCGCGGGACCTTACGACGGGCGGGTAAAAACCTTCTTCGCTTCCTTCGCTACGGCCTTCCTGCTTGCCTCGGCCGGTCTTCCCGTTACGCTGCACGGCGCCAAGTCGCTGCCGCCGAAATGGGGCGTGACGCTGCTGGATATGCTCGCCGAGCTAGGCATCGGCAAAGCTCAGCTTACGCGGGACCGCGTAGTGCACGCGGCCAAAGCAACCGGCGTGCTGTTCGTGGACACCGAGGAATGGTGCCCGCCACTGGGTGAGCTCCGGGACATCCGCGAGGAACTTGGCATGCGTACGGTGCTGAACACAGCGGAGAAGCTGATCGATTTCTCCCATTCGCCGTACCTCGTCTTTGGCGTTTTCCATAATACCGTCTTTGACCGGATGAGCAAGCTGCTCACTGACTTGAAATACCGCCGGGCCCTTATCGTGCAAGGGACGGAGGGCTCCGAGGATCTGTTCATCGAGCGCCCTACCCGCACCTATATCGTTGAGAACGGCGAAGCAAGGCTGCATGTCATCGATCCGGAAGAATTCGGCATGGAGGCAACGCTGCCGGAGAAAACCGAATGGAGCGCTGCCGAACAGATCGAGACCGCCCAGGCCGTCCTGCAAGGAAAGGCTCACATCGGCTACGTGAACCAGGTACTGCTTAACGCCGCCGTCCGGCTCCGTCTTGCAGACCGCTCCGAATCCGTCGAAGAAGCGTTGTACCAATGCAAAGCGCTGCTCGACAGCGGGGCTGCATGGGAGCGTTACACGGCTTGGCGCAGCAGCTTGCTAAGCGAAGGAACGCCCGCACCAATCGGCGGTGTTAAGTAACATAACACGAAGCTTGTGCCATAGTCTTCGCGGCATGCGAAGCCGCATTCCTTCTCTCCAATCTGACACCTACGTTGCACAATAAAAAAAGCTTCTGAAGGCTGACCACCCAGCCGGCAGAAGCTCTTTTTATTTCCACTTTCTTTCTTGAGCGAGTATTCCCATATCCTTAGCTACGTCCAAGGCAGCCCAAAGCTAAGGCTAATGACGGGTTAAGGTCCCTAAGGGAACTTAAAGGTCAGGAGAAGCAGCTAGTTTTGATGGTTAAGGCCCCTTAAGGGCCTTAACGTACTGGAGAAGTCGCAAGAGGCTGCGGATAGCTGCCGTTAAAGACGGCTTAAGGCCTCTAAGGGACCTTAACGGCCGGGAGAAGTAGCTGGTTTTTATAGTTAAAGCCCCTAAAGGGCCTTAACTCAACGTTATGACCGCCCGAAGCGGCATAAACTGCCGCAGGGCGAGAGAATAAGACCCTGCGAGGTCGTTAAACGCCCTCATCAGGGCAGAAACAGGGCCGATAAGACCCCGGCGGGGTCTTTATCGCCGCCTACATCTGCAGCTGTGCTTAATAAGCGTGGCGGCTGCCCTAGCGCGAGCGCGCTCGGCGAACGAGCAGCACATAGCTGAGCACAGCCGCCGTCTCCGCCGCGGCGATAACCATCCCCATCGGCAGCGCGGCTTCGCTGCCGCCAAGCCCAACAAGCGGCGCCATGCAGGCGCCAAAAACAAAGGACAGCAAACCAAGCAGCGCCGATGCGCTGCCTGCCGCCTGCTGCTGGTTTTGCATCGCAAGCGAGAAGCTTGCCGTCTGCACAATCCCGACGCTGGCCACCACGAAGAATAAAGGCACAAGCACGGCGAACAACCCCCAGCCGGCTATAATCGAAACGAGCAACGCCAGACCGCCCGCAAACGCCAGGCTAAGTCCGGCAACAAGCAGCTTCGGCGCGCTCACCTTACCGGCAAGACGCCCGGCGATTTGGCTGGCCGCGATAATGCCAAGCCCGTTAATGGCAAAGCACAAGCTGTAGCCTTGCGGCGAGACGCCAAACAGGTTCTGAATCACAAACGGCGAGCCCGAGATGTAGGCGAACATCGCCGCTACCACAAAGCCCTGCGTCAGCGCGTAGCCCATAAAGACGCGATCCGTCAGCAATCCGCGGAATTTCGTCAGTATATTGCGAGCCCCGCCCTGTGAGCGGTTCTTCTCCTGAAGGGATTCCTTCATCCCGAACCATACCGCCGCAAACATCACCGCGCCAATCACGGTCAGAACAATAAACACGCCCCGCCATTCCGTCCATTTCAGGATCTGTCCCCCGGCAATCGGAGCCGCGATTGGGGCTACCCCGTTCACCAGCATCAGCATCGAGAAAAACCTTGTCATTCCCGCTCCCTCGAATAAATCCCGGACGACCGCGCGCGAGATAACGATTCCCGCCGCGCCGCCAAAGCCCTGCACGAAGCGCAGCAGGACAAAGGTCTCGATGGAAGGCGCCGCTACGCATAGAATCGAAGCCGCCATATAAACGATAAGTCCAATTAACAAGGGCTTCCGCCGGCCCCTGACATCGCTGATCGGTCCGATAAACAGCTGACCCAGCGAAATGCCCAGCAGGCAGGCCGTTAAGCTAAGCTGGGACATCGACGTCCCCGCGCCGAAATCATCCGCAAGCTCCGGCAAAGCCGGTAAATACATATCGATGGAGAGAGGAGCAAAAGCAGACAACGAACCAAGCAGCAAAGCCATCCATAAGACCGCTCTTGGTGCCTTTGCCTGCGCGAAATCCTTATCATTTCCCATTAGACAACCACTCCAGAACCGTTTTGTCGCAACCATTCTAATGACGATTCCCATCCCTGTCAAGGAAACAAAAAAAGAGGATGCCTCTATAGGCATCCTCCCGCGCGATCCAACTATTCGGCCGTATTGACGACGGCACTCAGCTTTACGGAATCATTCAAATTCACGATCAGAGGAAGCATCCGCTCCCCGCTGATCATGGGAGATTGGCACAATACGCAGGTCGGCGTCTGGTCAAAAGAGAAGTTGGCTCGCATCCAGCCATTGCAGTCCTCGCTTGCGCATGACCAAATTTTCGTCACGACCTCCGGGATATCTTCCTGAATTTTTTTCCTATTATACATAGGTATGTATGCCTCCTTCTACAGATTAATCTGGTACGGACTCCATGAGCCCCGTCACTTTAGAGTGCCTATAACCGTCGATTTCATACATAATATTTCTAAACGGCCGAGCAGGCACAAAAAAAGCTCCCCCGCCTCCAACAGGAAGCGAAAGAGCTTGTGATATGTAGAATTAATTTCCAGGTACTTCCTTTATAGCTTATAGCCGAATTCATTCGGAATATATTCAATGCAGGAAACCGCGATAAAGGTCAGCTTTTCCCCTGCCGCATCGTATTTAACCGTATCCGCCGCAACCGAATACCAGATCTTTAGAGTAGGACGACCGTCGTCGTAAGTCCGGAAAATAAAAACATTCAGCTCCTGCTTCCACTTCAGGATCTCATCTATTCCGTCATGCTTTGGAGTATGCACGTCGAATTGCCACTGCCCCGCTTCATGCGTCACTTCGTAAGACACCGATTGCTTGGATGAATCCAGAAAAGTCCGGCCGCCTACGGCGTGTTTGATGAGTAACTGTTCTTTCATGGTTGAACCCTCCTAAAAAGCATATAGCTCTCTTTCAGCCACATTTCGCAAGCATGCCTTATGGCAGATCAATCAGCATCACAAAGGCGGATTCTTCGGCGGACAGCACAAAATCGGGCTCGAATTCCGCGCGGATCGAATCTTTGGGTCCCATCGCAATGCCATTCGCATTCAGATTTCCTTCCAACACCATGACAAAAGCGCGTCGTCCGGTTTTCTGATTAAAAAAGATCCTTCTGCCCGGCTGCAGCCGGCCCAGATAAATCGTCATATCCTGATTGATGCTTGCCGTATCTCCTGCGCCATCCGGCGTCACAACCGGCAGCAGCGCATTCTGCAGCTTCGCTTCATCGTAGCTGGCCATTTCGTAGGAGGGAGCGAGCCCCCGTTCTTTCGGCATAAACCACAATTGCAGGAAGGTGCCTTCCTCTGTATCTGAATCGTTGTATTCCGCGTGAATAATTCCCGTTCCCGCCGACATGCGCTGAACTTCGCCTGCCGATGTTACTTCGATATTGCCAAGGTTATCTTCATGCTTCAGCCTTCCCGTCAGAGGAATCGTCACGATCTCCATCTCGCTGTGAGGATGCGCGCCAAAGCCGCGACCCGGCGCGATCGTATCATCGTTTAATACGCGCATGACGCCAAAGCTCGAGTTGTCGGGATCGAAGTACTCCCCAAACGAGAAGCTCATCGCGCTGCGGAGCCATCCCAAATCGACAGAATGGCGGGCACTTGCCGGAAAATGTTTCATCATCGAAAAAACGCCTCCTTTTTCAATCAATATTCCGAGCCATATCCTCCTTTTATTGTAACCTCGGGCAGGCAGGTATACCAAAAAATATACCGGACAGGCTCGTGCAAGACCTTATGTAATCGTAATGGTAAGTGAAAATATAGGGCAATCTAACGGCAGGAGCTGAAAAAAGGGAGTGTGAACGGGCGATGGACAACAAGGATGATCTCGTTACGGAGAGAGATATCGATCCGAAATTCGGCTTATTTACAGAGGAGATGCCGCAAATCGTCTTGCCGGATGCAACAAGTAAACTGATCGATAGGTATCCGAAAAATGGCGCAACAGCGCCGCCTCCCAGCGGACCGACTGACGGCTCGCGTTAAGGAGCTATATCAAGTATAGCATTTACGGAGTGAGGTAAACAGCCCCTTACGGCGAAATAGAGCCAAATACGGGAAAATAAAAGGACGCATCAACCTGTACAAACAGGTTATGCGTCCTTCTGCTTTTATCTCATACAAATTATTTTGCCGAAACCGCTGGTGTTTCATTAACTCCCGCTGCAGGCAGCGTCGGGTAAAGCTTCTTCGACACAAGCGTCTGGATGATCATAAACGTTCCCCCGACAACCCAGTACAGCGGCACCGCAGCCGGAGCGCTGAAGGAGAAAATCCCCATCATCACCGGCGAGAGCAAGCCTAGCATCGCCATTTGCTTCTGCTGGGCAGAGTCCATGCCAATCTGCGATACGCGGAACTGCACGTAATAAATCGCTGCGGCGAGGAACGGCAGAATGTGATCCGGCGTGCCGAGCTGGAACCACAGGAACGAATGCTGGGCAAGCTCCGGCGTCATCTTGATCGCATAATAGAGACCGGTCAGGATCGGCATTTGAATGAGCATGGGCAGACAGCCAATCGCCATCGGATTAAACTGATGCTTGCTGTAGAGCTCCATGGTTTCTTTTTGCAGCTTGGCCTGATTCTCGGGCGTCTTTTCTTTATACTTCTCTTTCAGCTTGTTCAGCTCCGGCTGAATGACGCTCATCTTCTGCTTCATGCCTTGCTGGCCTTTATACTGCCGCAGCATGAGAGGCAAGAGGACGATCCGCACGAGCAGCGTCATCACGATAACGGCCATGCCGTAGCTGTCGCCAAAGAAGGAAGCAATGTGCTGAATCAGATACGAGAACGGGAAAACGACGTAGTGGTTAAAAAAGCCCGGCGTATCGGAATCAATCGTTCCTTTTGCGCCGCAGCCGCTGACGATCACAAGAATCGCGATGGCTGCGAGAATTCTGTATTTTTTAGTAAAAACGGTGAATGCATTGTTTTTGCTCATAATAGCCTCCTCGTTTGTGTGCGTGCTCTGTAATCTCCACAAACGAAGCGCAACAATCCGCTGATTCACCATCCGGTGCTTCTTTACGCTTAATCCTTCGGGCCAGCCAGTGCTGGATCCTCTCCAGCCTGCTGATGACCACGACAATCGGAACAATCGGCTCCCATACAACCCGCTTCAGCAAGGTATTAAACTCCGCGTCAACGCTTTGATGGGCAAAATACGCCAGATAAGCCATCGAACATAAAATACTGATCGAGAAAAAATAAGGGATTAAATCCTGCAGCTCTAACAATGCATTCACCTCCTTGAAAGAATTGTATATTCAAATGGTTGTTCTTCAACCATTCGTGCAATTCTTACTTCGTAAGCATTAGCTAAAGAATTGTATATTCAAATGGTTGTTCTTCAACCATTCGTGCAATTCTTGCTTCGTAAGCGTATATTTATTCATTCTTGTACGGCTAACCGCCGGCCAACGTTTCTTCTCCCGGCCCAAAGTCCAGTTCGAGTCCATTCTCAGGGCGGTTAAGGCGGGTGTCCGCCCGCGCTACAATGAACTATGACTATATTATCACATCGCGGACAGGATAGCTTGTTTGGCTTCTTGGAATCCGATGCACTATTTTCCGCGGCAATGTCCGGGACGGAGGAATCGATTGTATGTATTTTGCAGCTATTAGCGTGGCAAGGGGCTTCCTGCTTCTTACCCTGCTGCTCGCCTGGATTGCCGGCAACAAGGCGTCCGCCCTGCTATTCAGCGGATCAGAGGCGAATTTGCACCGAAAAGCACGCAAATTAATAACCTGGGCCGTCTTCTTGTCCATCTCCTGCGCGGGTGTTCTTGCAGGCATCATCTGGCTTATGGCGGTTACGGATTCCGTCTTCTGGCGGGACCGCCTGCTCGTTCCGCCCGTCCTCATTCTTCCGATGCTAATGATATGGCTTGGCGCTCTCCCCCGCCTTCGCCGCATCCGGCAGGCGACCATGCGCAAGACGGAAGCGCCCCTTGACGTCAGACTGCTGAGCCGGGCTTCGCAGCCCGCGCTTGTTGCGCCTTACCAATTCGTAGCGCTTGGCTCCCTGACCGGCATGTATTGGACGTTCACGACCACGATTCCGTTCGACGTCATGAACGGAACAATTCCGCTGGTACTGCTTCTTATCGCCGGCATGATCCTGTGGCTGACCCATCTTAACCGAAGCTCAAGAGTAAGCCTGACCGGAACAAAGCCGGTTAACCGTCCTCTGATGCGGTTCCTGCGCAGGATGGCCGTACTGGCGGTTGTCTTGGCAATAGGCAGCATCCCGTTCTACGGAGGGTTAAAGGACAGCAAGCTGCCCGAGACGATCTCCATGACGGATGGTCGGATGGACAACGGTACGGGTACGGCTCTTGCCCATAATCATCACGGCACTGCCGTTATCGCTTCTGCCGAACCCGTGAAGGAGATCTCAGTCGACAGCCTGACAGGACCGGCGGAAGGAAAAGCCGATGTATCTTTTACGCTGACTGCCGAGAAGAAGACCATTACGCTGGCTTCCGGAAGAACGGTAGAGGCCTGGACCTATAACGGTCAATCTCCCGGACCGGAGCTGCGTTTCAAGAAGGGACAGCTGGTCGAGGTCAAGCTGATTAACAAAGACATTGAGGAAGGCGTAACGCTGCACTGGCATGGCCTTGATGTCCCCAATGCGGAGGATGGCGTAGCCGGAGCAACGCAAAATGCCGTCATGCCCGGCGAGACCTATACGTACCGGTTCGTAGCCAATCAGGTCGGCACCTTCTGGTACCATTCCCATCAGGATTCGCAGGAAGCCGTAGAAAAAGGGCTGTTTGGCCCGCTGGTGGTAGAGCCCGAGGAAGGAATGCCACCCAGTACGAAGGATATCACGGTAATAACCCATATCTGGGATCACCGAGGCGTTGCCATTGGAGATAACGAAGGCATCCAGCATGCGAAGATCGCGCCGGGAACTCCCGTACGTCTTCGCCTGATCAATACGGATGACTGGGTCCGGCAGTCTTACACGCTGCTCGGAGCCTCTTTTAAAGTAGCGGCCATTGACGGGACGGAGCTTCATGAACCGCAGGATCTGAATAATATCAGACTTGATCTGATTACGGGCGGCCGATACGACGTGACCTTCACCATGCCGGACACGCCGGTTACCTTAAACGTGGGGTTGGGCGGTAAGCTCGGCATCGTGATGAGTCCGGACGGGCAAGGCGATTTGCCTAAGCAAATAGCTGACCTGCCGATCTTCGACCCGACCCATTACGGGACGCCGGCTGCAACGCCTTTTAATGCAAACAGCCATTTCGACCGCGAGTTTACGATGGTGCTGGATAACCAGCTAGGCTTCTTTAACGGCAAGTTTGCGCTCAACTATACGATTAACGGCAAAGTATTCCCGGATACGCCGATGTTTATGGTGCGCGAGGGCGAGCTTGTGAAAACAACGATTGTTAACCGCGGTGCCGTCGAGCATCCGATGCATCTTCACGGGCATCATATGCTGGTCCTGTCGCGGAACGGCGAAGCCGTTGACGGCAGTCCCTGGTGGACCGATACGCTTGATACCGCTCCGGGAGAGATCTATGAAGTCGCTTTTGTGGCCGATAATCCGGGACTGTGGATGGACCACTGCCATAATCTCGCCCATGCGGCGGCAGGCATGACGATGCATTTGATGTACGAAGGCATTACATCGCCTTATACGGTTGGTACGGCTACTCATAATCATCCGGAATAATAAAAGTGAATACGAAAGGACGCGAGGCTGCACCTGTGGAGGAGCAGCCTCGCGTCCTTTTATTTATGATCCCCGCCTTCGCGGAGCAGGGCTATAAAAGCCTGAAGCGGCTGGGACATCCATTTGCGGGGATGAATCATATACTGCAGGTCAAAGCGGATTTCCGGATGGGTGAACGGAAGAGCGGCTATTCGTCCCTGCCGAATATCTTCCGCGACAACCATGCGGGGCAGCAGCGCGAGACCCAGACCGTTCACGACGCATTGCTTCACCGCCTCCGGGTTGCCGAGCTCGAACAAGGCGGTAAAGGCGATCCCGCTCTCCCGCAGCACCTTCTCGAACATGCCCCGGTATACGCAGCTTTCCTCCGACATGATGAGCTCCACGCCGCTCAAATCTTGCAGCTCAATCCGGGGGCGATTAGCAAACGTATGACCTGCCGGCGCAGCTAATACCAGCGGTTCCTCCCGCAGCGGCCGGCATTCCAGCGACGCATCGGCCGGCTTGGCGTCTAGCAGCAGCCCGATATCATATTCGCCGTCCTTCACCTTGCCGATGATGCGCGATTCGCGGTCCGGCTGAAGCTGGATGGTCAGTTCGGGGAACAGCTGGCGCAGCTTCTGCAGGTAAGGAGGCAGAAAATAAGCCGCCAGCGAATCGATAGCGCCGATCACAAGCGTACCTCCCGCATAACCCGCTACCGTTTCCTTCGATTGCTCGTACAGCTCCAGCATCTGAACGGCTAGCGCAAACAGCTTCTCGCCGGGCGGCGTCAGGCGCATTTGTCTGCCGAACCGCTCCAGCAGCGGCGCTCCGTATTCTTTCTCCAGCTTCTGAATCTGAATGGTTACGCTGGACTGCGCATAACCAAGCTCTTCCGCGGCGCGCGTAATACTCCGCCTTCTCGCTACCTCGCAAAAGGTCTGCAAATAAACCAGCTCCATGCTTCCACCTCGGCTTGTGCCTAATTATTAAAATTATTGATGCCAGTCATGAATCATTATAGATAACTGTAATACTTCAGCCATGCTACAGTAAAGACAGAATTCATAATTACAAACGGGAGGCGCTGGAAATGCTAACGGAGCAAGATCTGAAAGGAATTTACGTACCTGTGGTAACGCCTATGGGGACTGGCGGAGAAGTGGATATCCGTTCATTCGAATCCTATGTGAAGCAGCTGGTTGAGGATGGCGTAAACGGTATTGTGGTAAACGGAACAACGGGAGAATCCCCGACGGTAACTCTAGAGGAAATGGCGGCGCTTACGGCAGCCGCACGCTCTGTCTGCGAGCCAATGAACCGTCCCGTCATTGTTGGGACAGGAACTAACGATACGGCGTCCACCGTGCGGAAAACAGCTGTTGCCGGAGAGCTTGGCGCAGATGCCGCCCTTGTTGTTGTGCCCTATTACAGCCGTCCTTCCCAGGAGGGCATCATCGAGCACTACAGACAGGCAGCAAGCACGGGCCTGCCGATCGTTGCTTACGAGATTCCTTCGCGCACTGGAATACGCCTTGCTCCGGATACGGTCCGTGCCATTCTGGACCTGGACGGCGTCATCGGGATCAAAGACAGCTCCGGCGGAATCGAGCTGATGATCGAGCTTGCAAGCAGCGGTGACCACAAGCCGGTATTATGCGGAGAAGATATTTACCTCCACGCCATGTTGTGCTGCGGCGCAGCCGGCGGCATGCTCGCATCCGCTAGCGTGCGGACAACGGCTTTCGTAGAGGTGTATGAGCAGCTCATGCAAGGCCAGCTTGAAGCAAGCAGGCAGTCTTTCGGTGCTCTGCTTTCCTTGATCCGTCTGCTGTTCCAGGAGCCAAATCCCGCTCCGTTAAAATATCTTCTTGCCCGGCAGGGCATCATAGCCTCGGATCATATCCGCCTGCCGCTCACTCCGGTCTCGGAGAAGCTGCGGCAGCAGCTGAACGCCTGGCTGTAGCTTCTAGCCGGCAGGAATAGATTCCCACAACGGGGAGTGAGTAAAGCCTTCCATCGTCCGGATCGTATAGGCCGGATTCGGGCTTGCCAGCTCGGCCATATCTGCTTTGCGGTCTACCGGCTTCACTTCCATAATGGCGGTTCCCGAGCCTACCGCATGGTCAATGCCTGCCGCGATCGCGGCAGCATGGCCGCAGCGGGCCGACAAATAGATAACTCTCACCCGGATATCCGCCGCGCAAAAGACACGCAGCATATCAGCCGACCGATCTGTGCTGTAATTATCGACAAAAATAAATTCGTAGCTGGCGGCGGCAGGCTTCATGATTTGCTTCAGGCGCTTGTATGCGCCAAACAGCGATTCCTCGTCATTGCAGACCGGCACGATAATCGAGTAGGTAACTGGCAGACGCGTCATTTTCCCCATCCCCTTCGGACAAAATGTTGCTCTATACTGCTACTATAATCGATACAGCTTAAAATCCCCTTAATTTAAGTATAAGTAAGCGCTTTACTTTTATGTCAAATATAGCACGACAAGCCTGATTCGCATATAGCTTGTAATGCCCACATTTTGCTATACTAACTGCAACATTATTTTTGATTCAAGAAAAGGGGATGACCTTAACGATGTTATACAAC
This region of Paenibacillus sp. JDR-2 genomic DNA includes:
- a CDS encoding anthranilate phosphoribosyltransferase; amino-acid sequence: MFTKLLKEVGRGKRGARDLTYEEALEAADWIMNRKATPAQMGAFFIAERIKMESVEELEAFVNVCRNSAYRAPIQEGLDCAGPYDGRVKTFFASFATAFLLASAGLPVTLHGAKSLPPKWGVTLLDMLAELGIGKAQLTRDRVVHAAKATGVLFVDTEEWCPPLGELRDIREELGMRTVLNTAEKLIDFSHSPYLVFGVFHNTVFDRMSKLLTDLKYRRALIVQGTEGSEDLFIERPTRTYIVENGEARLHVIDPEEFGMEATLPEKTEWSAAEQIETAQAVLQGKAHIGYVNQVLLNAAVRLRLADRSESVEEALYQCKALLDSGAAWERYTAWRSSLLSEGTPAPIGGVK
- a CDS encoding multidrug effflux MFS transporter, encoding MGNDKDFAQAKAPRAVLWMALLLGSLSAFAPLSIDMYLPALPELADDFGAGTSMSQLSLTACLLGISLGQLFIGPISDVRGRRKPLLIGLIVYMAASILCVAAPSIETFVLLRFVQGFGGAAGIVISRAVVRDLFEGAGMTRFFSMLMLVNGVAPIAAPIAGGQILKWTEWRGVFIVLTVIGAVMFAAVWFGMKESLQEKNRSQGGARNILTKFRGLLTDRVFMGYALTQGFVVAAMFAYISGSPFVIQNLFGVSPQGYSLCFAINGLGIIAASQIAGRLAGKVSAPKLLVAGLSLAFAGGLALLVSIIAGWGLFAVLVPLFFVVASVGIVQTASFSLAMQNQQQAAGSASALLGLLSFVFGACMAPLVGLGGSEAALPMGMVIAAAETAAVLSYVLLVRRARSR
- a CDS encoding cold-shock protein; translated protein: MYNRKKIQEDIPEVVTKIWSCASEDCNGWMRANFSFDQTPTCVLCQSPMISGERMLPLIVNLNDSVKLSAVVNTAE
- a CDS encoding pirin family protein is translated as MMKHFPASARHSVDLGWLRSAMSFSFGEYFDPDNSSFGVMRVLNDDTIAPGRGFGAHPHSEMEIVTIPLTGRLKHEDNLGNIEVTSAGEVQRMSAGTGIIHAEYNDSDTEEGTFLQLWFMPKERGLAPSYEMASYDEAKLQNALLPVVTPDGAGDTASINQDMTIYLGRLQPGRRIFFNQKTGRRAFVMVLEGNLNANGIAMGPKDSIRAEFEPDFVLSAEESAFVMLIDLP
- the yidC gene encoding membrane protein insertase YidC; translation: MSKNNAFTVFTKKYRILAAIAILVIVSGCGAKGTIDSDTPGFFNHYVVFPFSYLIQHIASFFGDSYGMAVIVMTLLVRIVLLPLMLRQYKGQQGMKQKMSVIQPELNKLKEKYKEKTPENQAKLQKETMELYSKHQFNPMAIGCLPMLIQMPILTGLYYAIKMTPELAQHSFLWFQLGTPDHILPFLAAAIYYVQFRVSQIGMDSAQQKQMAMLGLLSPVMMGIFSFSAPAAVPLYWVVGGTFMIIQTLVSKKLYPTLPAAGVNETPAVSAK
- a CDS encoding multicopper oxidase family protein, translating into MYFAAISVARGFLLLTLLLAWIAGNKASALLFSGSEANLHRKARKLITWAVFLSISCAGVLAGIIWLMAVTDSVFWRDRLLVPPVLILPMLMIWLGALPRLRRIRQATMRKTEAPLDVRLLSRASQPALVAPYQFVALGSLTGMYWTFTTTIPFDVMNGTIPLVLLLIAGMILWLTHLNRSSRVSLTGTKPVNRPLMRFLRRMAVLAVVLAIGSIPFYGGLKDSKLPETISMTDGRMDNGTGTALAHNHHGTAVIASAEPVKEISVDSLTGPAEGKADVSFTLTAEKKTITLASGRTVEAWTYNGQSPGPELRFKKGQLVEVKLINKDIEEGVTLHWHGLDVPNAEDGVAGATQNAVMPGETYTYRFVANQVGTFWYHSHQDSQEAVEKGLFGPLVVEPEEGMPPSTKDITVITHIWDHRGVAIGDNEGIQHAKIAPGTPVRLRLINTDDWVRQSYTLLGASFKVAAIDGTELHEPQDLNNIRLDLITGGRYDVTFTMPDTPVTLNVGLGGKLGIVMSPDGQGDLPKQIADLPIFDPTHYGTPAATPFNANSHFDREFTMVLDNQLGFFNGKFALNYTINGKVFPDTPMFMVREGELVKTTIVNRGAVEHPMHLHGHHMLVLSRNGEAVDGSPWWTDTLDTAPGEIYEVAFVADNPGLWMDHCHNLAHAAAGMTMHLMYEGITSPYTVGTATHNHPE
- a CDS encoding LysR family transcriptional regulator; the protein is MELVYLQTFCEVARRRSITRAAEELGYAQSSVTIQIQKLEKEYGAPLLERFGRQMRLTPPGEKLFALAVQMLELYEQSKETVAGYAGGTLVIGAIDSLAAYFLPPYLQKLRQLFPELTIQLQPDRESRIIGKVKDGEYDIGLLLDAKPADASLECRPLREEPLVLAAPAGHTFANRPRIELQDLSGVELIMSEESCVYRGMFEKVLRESGIAFTALFELGNPEAVKQCVVNGLGLALLPRMVVAEDIRQGRIAALPFTHPEIRFDLQYMIHPRKWMSQPLQAFIALLREGGDHK
- the dapA gene encoding 4-hydroxy-tetrahydrodipicolinate synthase, yielding MLTEQDLKGIYVPVVTPMGTGGEVDIRSFESYVKQLVEDGVNGIVVNGTTGESPTVTLEEMAALTAAARSVCEPMNRPVIVGTGTNDTASTVRKTAVAGELGADAALVVVPYYSRPSQEGIIEHYRQAASTGLPIVAYEIPSRTGIRLAPDTVRAILDLDGVIGIKDSSGGIELMIELASSGDHKPVLCGEDIYLHAMLCCGAAGGMLASASVRTTAFVEVYEQLMQGQLEASRQSFGALLSLIRLLFQEPNPAPLKYLLARQGIIASDHIRLPLTPVSEKLRQQLNAWL
- a CDS encoding glycosyltransferase, with the protein product MTRLPVTYSIIVPVCNDEESLFGAYKRLKQIMKPAAASYEFIFVDNYSTDRSADMLRVFCAADIRVRVIYLSARCGHAAAIAAGIDHAVGSGTAIMEVKPVDRKADMAELASPNPAYTIRTMEGFTHSPLWESIPAG